A single Paucidesulfovibrio gracilis DSM 16080 DNA region contains:
- a CDS encoding L-lactate permease: GLGSFITGSNTVSDLLFAEFQWGMASTLSLPHQIIVAAQAVGGAMGNMICIHNIVAVCAVVGLSGKEDTILRRTVWPFLLYGLMVGIVATLLSYVFVPHLF, translated from the coding sequence TGGCCTTGGCTCGTTCATCACCGGTTCCAACACCGTGTCCGACCTGCTCTTCGCTGAATTCCAGTGGGGCATGGCCTCCACCCTGAGCCTGCCGCACCAGATCATCGTGGCGGCCCAGGCCGTTGGTGGTGCCATGGGCAACATGATCTGCATCCACAACATCGTGGCCGTGTGCGCGGTTGTGGGCCTCTCCGGAAAGGAAGATACGATCCTGCGCCGTACGGTGTGGCCGTTCCTGCTCTACGGACTGATGGTGGGCATCGTGGCCACGCTGCTGAGCTACGTGTTCGTGCCCCATCTGTTCTAG
- a CDS encoding FAD-binding oxidoreductase, which translates to MSANAALIKEFEAILGKDNVFTEESDLYSYSYDGAVLDNQSPAIVLRPTNSEALGKAVALCNENAIKITVRGAGTNLTGGTIPHPGGAVILTNALNQILEINEQDLYARVQPGVVTAQFAAEVASRGLFYPPDPGSMAVSTIGGNVAENAGGLRGLKYGVTKDYVMGVDFFDVNGELIKSGSRTVKCATGYNLTGLMVASEGTLGVFETITLKLVPPVPAAKSMMAVFPSMNAAADTVAAIIAAKIVPATLELMDNFTIRTVENFRKAGLPTDAEALLLIEVDGHPAQVEEDAAKVEDICKQNKAASVTVAEDATQRDAVWQARRDALPALANLKPTCVLEDATVPRSKIPAMIDVLGQISKKYDLTIGTFGHAGDGNLHPTILTDKRDKDEWGRVEKAIDEIFDKALGMGGTLSGEHGIGMAKSKYMVNETTRGTLEYSRRMKSVLDPKGILNPGKIIGW; encoded by the coding sequence ATGTCCGCTAATGCTGCTCTGATCAAAGAGTTTGAAGCCATTCTCGGCAAGGACAACGTGTTTACCGAGGAGTCCGACCTTTACTCCTACTCCTACGACGGGGCCGTGCTCGACAACCAGTCCCCGGCCATCGTGCTGCGTCCCACCAATTCCGAAGCCCTGGGCAAAGCCGTGGCCCTCTGCAACGAAAACGCCATCAAGATCACGGTACGCGGTGCCGGGACCAACCTCACCGGCGGCACGATTCCGCATCCCGGCGGAGCCGTCATTCTGACCAACGCCCTGAACCAGATCCTGGAAATCAACGAGCAGGATTTGTACGCCCGCGTGCAGCCCGGTGTGGTCACTGCCCAGTTCGCGGCCGAGGTAGCCTCCCGTGGTCTGTTCTATCCGCCGGATCCCGGATCCATGGCCGTTTCCACCATCGGCGGAAACGTGGCGGAAAACGCCGGCGGCCTGCGCGGTCTCAAATACGGCGTGACCAAAGACTACGTCATGGGCGTGGACTTTTTCGACGTGAACGGCGAACTGATCAAATCCGGCTCCCGCACCGTCAAATGCGCCACGGGATACAACCTCACCGGTCTGATGGTCGCCTCCGAAGGCACCCTCGGTGTATTTGAAACCATCACCCTCAAGCTGGTGCCGCCGGTTCCCGCCGCCAAATCCATGATGGCCGTGTTCCCGTCCATGAACGCCGCCGCTGACACCGTGGCCGCCATTATCGCTGCCAAGATCGTTCCCGCTACCTTGGAACTGATGGACAATTTCACCATCCGCACCGTGGAGAACTTCCGCAAAGCCGGACTTCCCACCGATGCCGAGGCGCTGCTGCTCATTGAAGTGGACGGCCACCCCGCACAGGTGGAAGAAGACGCCGCCAAGGTGGAGGACATCTGCAAGCAGAACAAGGCCGCCTCCGTTACGGTTGCTGAAGACGCCACCCAGCGCGACGCCGTGTGGCAGGCCCGACGCGACGCCCTGCCCGCCCTGGCCAACCTCAAGCCCACCTGCGTCCTGGAAGATGCCACCGTACCCCGCTCCAAAATCCCGGCCATGATCGACGTGCTCGGCCAGATCAGCAAAAAATACGACCTGACCATCGGCACCTTCGGCCACGCTGGTGACGGCAACCTGCACCCCACCATCCTCACGGACAAGCGTGACAAGGACGAATGGGGACGCGTTGAAAAGGCCATCGACGAGATCTTCGACAAGGCTTTGGGCATGGGCGGCACCCTGTCCGGCGAACACGGCATCGGCATGGCCAAGTCCAAGTACATGGTCAACGAGACCACCCGCGGCACCCTGGAATATTCCCGCCGCATGAAGTCCGTGCTCGACCCCAAGGGCATCCTCAATCCCGGCAAGATCATCGGCTGGTAA
- a CDS encoding (Fe-S)-binding protein, whose amino-acid sequence MADINELVTMLKELDDQLANCMKCGMCQAVCPIFKRTGKEADVTRGKLALLEGLAGEILKDANGVNEQLNRCLLCGTCQANCPSGVKIVDIFLKARTIMTGYFGLSPAKKVIFRRLLAHPGLFNLLTGMAGKFQGMFIKPADQIIGSSCARFNAPVVGDRHFKALAEKPFRKQVPSLDEPAGKSGIRVAFYPGCVVDKMYPEVGKASLKALHHHGVGVYMPAGQSCCGIPALSSGDEKSFKQMVRHNLAKFRNAEFDYLITPCATCTSTIKELWPTMYKGSDADVKTLQEMADKTMDISQFLVDVIGVKMQNGSDKAPKVTYHDPCHLKNSLGVTAQPRTLLKANPGYQFKEMNEAGVCCGCGGSFTVYHHDLSKDIGNRKADNVIASGADVAATSCPACMIQLTDMLSHRNKGVRVKHVIECYAEMISSAE is encoded by the coding sequence ATGGCTGATATCAATGAACTCGTAACCATGCTCAAGGAGCTGGACGACCAGCTCGCCAACTGCATGAAATGCGGCATGTGCCAGGCCGTGTGCCCCATCTTCAAGCGCACGGGCAAGGAAGCCGACGTAACCCGCGGCAAGCTGGCTCTTTTGGAAGGACTGGCAGGAGAAATCCTCAAGGACGCCAACGGAGTCAATGAGCAGCTGAACCGCTGCCTGCTTTGCGGCACTTGCCAGGCCAACTGTCCCAGCGGCGTGAAGATCGTGGACATCTTCCTCAAGGCCCGCACCATCATGACCGGCTACTTCGGCCTTTCCCCGGCCAAGAAGGTCATCTTCCGGCGGCTGCTGGCGCACCCTGGCCTGTTCAACCTGCTCACGGGCATGGCTGGAAAATTCCAGGGCATGTTCATCAAGCCCGCAGATCAGATCATCGGCTCCTCGTGCGCCCGTTTCAATGCGCCCGTGGTGGGGGACCGCCACTTTAAGGCGCTGGCGGAAAAACCGTTTCGCAAGCAGGTTCCGTCCCTGGACGAACCAGCAGGCAAGAGCGGCATCCGCGTGGCCTTTTATCCCGGTTGCGTGGTGGACAAAATGTATCCGGAGGTGGGCAAGGCCTCACTGAAGGCGCTGCACCATCACGGTGTTGGCGTGTACATGCCCGCAGGCCAATCCTGCTGCGGCATTCCCGCCCTTTCCAGTGGAGACGAAAAAAGCTTCAAGCAAATGGTCCGGCACAACCTGGCCAAATTCCGCAACGCCGAGTTCGACTACCTGATCACCCCGTGCGCCACCTGCACCTCCACCATCAAGGAGCTGTGGCCCACCATGTATAAAGGCTCGGACGCGGATGTGAAGACGCTGCAGGAAATGGCCGACAAGACCATGGACATCAGTCAGTTCCTGGTGGACGTGATCGGCGTGAAGATGCAAAACGGCTCCGACAAGGCGCCCAAGGTCACGTATCACGACCCCTGTCACCTCAAGAACTCCCTGGGTGTCACGGCACAGCCGCGCACGCTGCTGAAGGCCAATCCGGGGTATCAGTTCAAGGAAATGAACGAAGCCGGTGTCTGCTGCGGCTGCGGCGGCAGCTTCACCGTGTATCATCACGATTTGTCGAAGGATATTGGAAACAGAAAAGCCGACAACGTCATCGCCTCGGGCGCGGACGTGGCCGCCACCTCTTGCCCGGCCTGCATGATCCAGCTCACGGACATGCTCTCCCACCGGAACAAGGGCGTACGCGTGAAACACGTCATCGAATGCTACGCGGAGATGATCAGTTCGGCTGAGTAA
- the pta gene encoding phosphate acetyltransferase, with amino-acid sequence MSKNLYVTATGPRSGKSAIALGLMQLLSSHLRKVAFFRPIIQANEGRDHDISLILSHFNLNQDYETAYGFTLSEARERIGAGQYAQLQEEILEKYKRLEAQYDFVLCEGTDFQGQDSAFEFDLNADICANLGAPAMLVCNGNGGQTPRDITRSAQLNVEALEDKSVDVTACIVNKLKADTDVREITQNIRCVARCDEPLLVYAIPEVDALGKPTVGDVGKWLNAKALFSEEGMDNLAQSYIIAAMHISHFLEYLEPGGLIITPGDRSDIILSSLASRLSSNYPDISGIVLTGDLEPSESVKKLIMGWTGVPVPVLSVKESTFPTVERLSMLYGRIDPEDDKRIATALGAFERHVDVDELRNRLVTRRSNRVTPKMFEYGLVEKARTNKQRIVLPEGSGDRILRAADILLRRGVADITLLGNPDEIRSQASRLGLDIGSADVVLPEQSKLLDEYAQTYYELRQHKGIREVDARDRIIDPTYFATMMVHKGHADGMVSGSVTTTAATIRPAFEFIKTKPSASIVSSVFLMCLKDRVLVYGDCAVNPNPNAQQLAEIAIGSAETASIFGVEPRVAMLSYSTGSSGKGADVEKVIEATRLAKEKAPDLLIEGPIQYDAAIDAEVAKTKLPFSEVAGKATVFVFPDLNTGNNTYKAVQRASGAVAIGPVLQGLNKPVNDLSRGCTVPDIVNTVAITAIQAQAEKGLL; translated from the coding sequence ATGTCAAAAAACCTGTATGTCACCGCCACCGGGCCGCGAAGCGGCAAATCCGCCATTGCGCTGGGCCTGATGCAATTGCTTTCCAGCCACTTGCGGAAGGTCGCCTTTTTCCGGCCCATCATCCAGGCGAACGAAGGCAGGGATCACGACATCAGCCTGATCCTCTCCCACTTCAACCTCAATCAGGACTATGAAACCGCCTACGGCTTCACCCTGAGCGAGGCCCGGGAGAGGATCGGAGCCGGACAGTATGCCCAGCTCCAGGAAGAAATCCTGGAAAAATACAAAAGGCTCGAGGCACAATACGACTTCGTGCTCTGCGAGGGTACGGACTTCCAAGGACAAGACTCGGCTTTCGAGTTTGACCTGAACGCGGACATCTGCGCCAACCTGGGCGCGCCCGCCATGTTGGTCTGCAACGGCAACGGCGGCCAGACCCCGCGGGACATCACCCGCTCGGCCCAGTTGAACGTGGAAGCCCTGGAAGACAAAAGCGTAGACGTGACCGCCTGCATCGTGAACAAGCTCAAGGCGGATACCGACGTACGGGAAATCACCCAGAACATCCGCTGCGTGGCTCGCTGCGACGAGCCGTTGCTCGTCTACGCCATCCCGGAAGTGGACGCCCTGGGCAAACCCACCGTGGGCGACGTGGGCAAGTGGCTGAACGCAAAAGCCCTCTTCAGCGAAGAAGGCATGGACAACCTGGCCCAGAGCTACATCATTGCGGCCATGCATATCAGCCACTTCCTGGAATACCTTGAACCGGGCGGGCTGATCATCACGCCCGGCGACCGCTCCGACATCATCCTTTCCAGTTTGGCCTCCAGACTCTCGTCTAACTATCCGGACATCTCCGGCATTGTTTTGACGGGAGATCTGGAGCCATCGGAAAGCGTGAAAAAACTGATCATGGGTTGGACCGGCGTGCCTGTCCCCGTGCTCAGCGTCAAGGAGTCCACCTTCCCAACAGTGGAACGCCTGAGCATGCTCTACGGCCGTATCGATCCCGAGGATGACAAACGCATTGCCACTGCCCTGGGTGCCTTTGAGCGCCATGTGGATGTGGACGAGCTGCGAAACCGTCTTGTGACCCGCCGCTCCAATCGCGTCACCCCCAAGATGTTCGAATACGGTCTGGTGGAAAAAGCCCGGACCAACAAACAGCGCATTGTGCTGCCTGAAGGCTCCGGGGACCGCATCCTGCGTGCGGCCGATATCCTGCTGCGCCGTGGAGTGGCCGACATCACCCTGCTCGGCAACCCGGATGAAATCCGCTCCCAGGCTTCGCGCCTCGGTCTGGACATCGGCTCCGCTGACGTGGTCCTGCCCGAACAGTCCAAACTTCTGGACGAATACGCCCAGACCTACTACGAGCTGCGCCAGCATAAGGGTATCCGCGAGGTGGACGCCAGGGACCGCATCATCGATCCCACCTACTTCGCCACCATGATGGTCCATAAAGGCCACGCCGACGGCATGGTGTCCGGCTCCGTGACCACTACGGCCGCCACCATTCGTCCGGCCTTCGAATTCATCAAAACCAAGCCGAGCGCGTCCATCGTGTCCAGCGTGTTCCTGATGTGCCTCAAGGACCGGGTGCTGGTCTACGGCGACTGCGCCGTGAACCCGAATCCCAATGCCCAGCAGCTTGCGGAAATCGCCATCGGCTCCGCGGAAACCGCTTCCATTTTCGGTGTGGAACCCCGCGTGGCCATGCTCTCCTACTCCACGGGTTCGTCCGGCAAGGGCGCGGACGTGGAAAAGGTCATCGAAGCCACCAGGCTGGCCAAGGAAAAGGCACCTGACCTGCTCATCGAAGGCCCGATTCAATACGACGCGGCCATTGACGCGGAAGTGGCAAAAACGAAACTGCCCTTCAGCGAAGTGGCAGGCAAGGCAACCGTGTTCGTATTCCCGGACCTCAACACCGGCAACAACACCTATAAGGCTGTGCAGCGTGCCTCCGGAGCCGTGGCCATTGGTCCCGTGCTCCAGGGTCTGAACAAACCTGTGAATGACCTGTCCCGCGGCTGCACTGTTCCCGATATCGTCAACACCGTGGCCATCACCGCCATCCAGGCGCAGGCCGAGAAAGGACTCCTCTAG
- a CDS encoding acetate kinase, with the protein MKILVINAGSSSIKYQMLDMTDESVMASGLVERIGEPSGAVSYKAFPDTDNECKTTLEQPIPEHETGMKLVIDLLIHPEKGVIKDLKEIGAVGHRIVHGGDKFHAPTVVTDEVEQAIEDTILMAPLHNPAHLAGIRTAKRFFPDVPQVVVFDTAFHQTMPPEAYMYAMPYEMYEELRLRRYGAHGTSHKYVAGEAARLLGKQPEECNLITLHLGNGCSMSAVKGGECVDTSMGLTPLAGLIMGTRCGDIDPAVYAFLERAKGLKLSEIDMIMNKKSGLLGLCGMNDMRDIHAAVEKGDEKAELALNMVAYRTRKYIGSYLAALEGKVDAIVFTAGIGENDDIARAMSVQGLEALGISIDQEKNAGRVKEPRAVHADDSRVQIWVIPTNEELEIARQTRELVAG; encoded by the coding sequence ATGAAAATACTCGTTATCAACGCCGGCAGCTCTTCCATCAAGTACCAGATGCTGGACATGACCGATGAAAGCGTCATGGCCTCCGGGCTGGTGGAACGCATCGGCGAGCCCTCCGGGGCCGTGTCCTATAAAGCGTTCCCGGACACGGACAACGAATGCAAGACCACCCTGGAACAGCCCATTCCCGAGCATGAAACCGGCATGAAGCTGGTCATCGACCTGCTCATCCACCCGGAAAAGGGCGTGATCAAGGACTTGAAGGAAATCGGTGCCGTCGGCCACCGCATCGTCCACGGCGGCGATAAGTTCCATGCCCCCACCGTGGTCACGGACGAAGTGGAGCAGGCCATTGAGGACACCATCCTTATGGCTCCGTTGCACAATCCAGCTCACCTGGCGGGAATCCGCACGGCCAAACGCTTCTTCCCGGATGTGCCCCAGGTGGTGGTCTTTGATACAGCCTTCCATCAGACCATGCCGCCCGAGGCGTACATGTACGCCATGCCGTATGAAATGTACGAGGAACTGCGGCTGCGACGCTACGGCGCCCACGGAACCTCCCACAAATACGTTGCGGGCGAGGCGGCAAGGCTCTTGGGCAAGCAGCCCGAGGAGTGCAACCTCATCACCCTGCACCTGGGGAACGGCTGCTCCATGAGTGCGGTCAAGGGCGGCGAGTGCGTGGACACCTCCATGGGACTCACTCCGCTGGCCGGATTGATCATGGGTACCCGTTGCGGCGACATTGATCCTGCGGTCTACGCCTTCCTGGAGCGGGCCAAGGGATTGAAGCTCTCCGAAATTGACATGATCATGAACAAAAAATCCGGTCTCCTCGGGCTGTGCGGCATGAACGACATGCGCGACATCCACGCCGCCGTGGAAAAGGGTGACGAAAAGGCGGAACTGGCCCTGAACATGGTGGCCTACCGCACCCGGAAATACATCGGTTCCTATCTGGCCGCCCTGGAGGGCAAGGTGGACGCCATCGTGTTCACCGCGGGCATCGGCGAAAACGACGATATCGCCCGGGCCATGAGCGTTCAGGGCTTGGAAGCCCTGGGCATCAGCATCGACCAGGAAAAGAACGCGGGCCGCGTCAAAGAACCGCGCGCTGTCCATGCCGACGACAGCCGCGTTCAGATCTGGGTCATCCCCACCAATGAAGAACTGGAAATCGCGCGTCAGACCCGTGAACTCGTTGCGGGCTAA
- a CDS encoding LutC/YkgG family protein yields MSDHIELFKEKAKLVSAQVTEVASMDEAYRFVVELCDKKEACQLMMSGCGEAVSDPAQDMCDTKQRKVVAAPNLEQADFDKLAELCAAQDFDCIQSGMRKHLAGIDIGFTVCQGGIAETGTLLLDSNDEEVRLATMVAEHHVAVLPKSAIKGDSYDMEQALTDRLGNGPSYTAMITGPSRTADIERVLALGVHGPLELHILLLEA; encoded by the coding sequence ATGAGCGACCATATTGAACTGTTCAAGGAAAAGGCCAAACTGGTTTCGGCCCAGGTCACGGAAGTGGCCTCCATGGACGAGGCCTACCGTTTTGTCGTGGAACTCTGCGATAAAAAGGAAGCCTGCCAGTTGATGATGTCCGGCTGCGGTGAGGCGGTCTCCGACCCGGCCCAGGACATGTGCGACACCAAGCAACGCAAAGTTGTGGCCGCCCCCAACCTGGAACAAGCCGACTTTGATAAACTGGCCGAACTGTGCGCGGCCCAGGACTTCGACTGCATCCAAAGCGGCATGCGCAAGCATCTGGCCGGAATCGACATCGGATTCACTGTCTGCCAGGGCGGTATTGCGGAAACCGGCACGCTGTTGCTGGACTCCAACGATGAGGAAGTCCGGCTGGCCACCATGGTGGCCGAACACCACGTAGCCGTGTTGCCCAAATCCGCCATCAAGGGCGATTCCTACGATATGGAACAGGCTCTGACCGACCGGCTGGGCAACGGTCCCAGCTACACGGCCATGATCACGGGTCCGTCCCGTACCGCGGACATTGAGCGCGTTCTCGCCCTCGGCGTCCACGGCCCCCTGGAACTCCACATCCTGCTCCTGGAGGCCTAG
- the ldhH gene encoding L-lactate dehydrogenase (quinone) large subunit LdhH, protein MQNAKDIKDYRTELRESLDNEFLRKTLDTFAVAYRAGRANAFKDVDVKALISDIADSKDYAAQHMDELFREFKEKAEAAGVHVHLAKDADEANKIIGQIAQQSNCKKIVKSKSMTAEETLLNHHLEDIGLEVTETDLGEWIIQLRHEGPTHMVMPAIHLSRFQVADLFGNVTGKEQDNDIEKLVKVARRELRRKYAEADMGISGANFCVAETGSIGIVTNEGNARLVTTLPRVHVALAGLDKLTATVHDALRVLKVLPKNATGQALTSYVTWITGANQCLAAEDDRKEMHVVFLDNGRSALAKDPVFKEVLRCVRCGACANVCPVYRLVGGHKMGHIYIGAIGLILTYFFHGRDKARNLVQNCINCGACADICAGGIDLPRLIKEIHARIQDEEGHPMKSVLLGKVLSNRKLFHRLLKTARWAQAPVKEKNGFLRHLPMVFAKEQNFRALPAIADKAFRDRWLEVKPHVSAPKHKVALFSGCVQDFVYPDQLTATLQSFEGHGVAVDFPMEQSCCGLPAQMMGETKAARDVARQNIRAFEQSDVEYVICSCASCASHLKHGYVKLLAGDHVWEPRAKAFAEKVIDYSSFMSDVLQVEPKEFQDKGRKVTYHAPCHLCRGLGVKDAPRDLMRSAGLDYEPCNEEEVCCGFGGTFSMKFPELSAELLNKKLADAEATGAEELLTDCPGCIMQLRGGAERRGSSIKVRHIAEAVAEQRKK, encoded by the coding sequence ATGCAAAATGCAAAAGACATCAAAGATTATCGTACCGAGCTTCGGGAATCCCTGGATAATGAATTCCTGCGCAAGACCCTGGACACCTTTGCCGTTGCCTATCGCGCCGGTCGCGCCAACGCCTTCAAAGATGTGGACGTCAAAGCGCTGATCTCGGACATCGCGGACAGCAAGGATTATGCGGCCCAACATATGGACGAACTATTCCGCGAGTTCAAGGAAAAAGCCGAAGCCGCGGGCGTTCATGTCCACCTTGCCAAGGATGCCGACGAAGCGAACAAAATTATTGGTCAAATCGCTCAGCAATCCAATTGCAAAAAGATCGTCAAATCCAAGTCCATGACTGCGGAGGAAACCCTCCTCAACCACCATCTGGAAGACATCGGGCTGGAGGTGACGGAAACGGACCTGGGTGAATGGATCATCCAACTGCGCCACGAAGGGCCGACCCACATGGTCATGCCCGCCATCCACCTCTCCCGCTTCCAGGTGGCCGACCTCTTTGGCAACGTCACGGGCAAAGAGCAGGACAACGACATTGAAAAATTGGTCAAGGTGGCCCGCCGCGAACTTCGGCGCAAATACGCCGAGGCCGACATGGGTATTTCCGGGGCCAACTTCTGCGTGGCCGAAACCGGAAGCATCGGCATCGTCACCAACGAAGGCAACGCCCGTCTGGTGACCACCCTGCCGCGTGTTCACGTGGCCCTGGCCGGTCTGGACAAGCTGACCGCCACGGTCCACGACGCCCTGCGTGTACTCAAGGTGCTGCCCAAAAACGCTACGGGTCAGGCGCTGACTTCCTACGTTACCTGGATCACCGGCGCGAACCAGTGTCTCGCCGCTGAGGACGACCGCAAGGAAATGCATGTGGTCTTCCTGGACAATGGCCGTTCGGCTCTGGCCAAGGATCCTGTCTTCAAGGAAGTGCTCCGCTGCGTGCGTTGCGGTGCCTGTGCCAATGTTTGCCCGGTGTACCGTCTGGTGGGCGGCCACAAGATGGGTCACATCTACATCGGTGCCATCGGCCTGATTCTGACTTACTTCTTCCACGGCCGCGACAAGGCCCGCAACCTGGTGCAGAACTGCATCAACTGCGGCGCCTGTGCGGATATCTGCGCCGGGGGCATTGATCTGCCGCGCCTGATCAAGGAAATCCACGCCCGTATCCAGGACGAGGAAGGCCACCCCATGAAGTCCGTGCTGCTGGGCAAGGTGCTCTCCAACCGCAAGCTGTTCCATCGCCTGCTGAAAACCGCCCGCTGGGCGCAGGCTCCTGTAAAGGAAAAGAACGGCTTCCTGCGTCATCTGCCCATGGTCTTTGCCAAGGAGCAAAACTTCCGCGCCCTGCCCGCCATTGCGGACAAGGCCTTCCGGGACCGCTGGCTTGAAGTCAAACCCCACGTCTCCGCTCCCAAACACAAGGTGGCCTTGTTCTCCGGCTGCGTGCAGGACTTCGTCTACCCGGATCAGCTCACCGCCACGCTCCAGTCCTTTGAGGGACACGGCGTTGCCGTGGACTTCCCCATGGAGCAATCCTGTTGCGGTCTGCCCGCCCAGATGATGGGCGAGACCAAAGCCGCGCGCGACGTGGCCCGGCAGAACATCCGCGCCTTTGAACAGAGCGACGTGGAATATGTGATCTGCTCCTGCGCATCCTGCGCCTCCCATCTGAAGCACGGCTATGTCAAGCTGCTGGCCGGTGATCATGTCTGGGAGCCACGGGCCAAGGCTTTTGCCGAAAAGGTCATCGATTACAGCTCGTTCATGAGCGATGTACTCCAAGTGGAACCCAAGGAGTTTCAGGATAAGGGCCGCAAGGTCACCTATCATGCTCCCTGCCACCTTTGCCGCGGCCTGGGCGTCAAAGACGCTCCCCGCGACCTGATGCGCTCCGCCGGTCTTGACTACGAGCCTTGCAACGAGGAAGAAGTCTGTTGTGGGTTTGGTGGAACCTTCTCCATGAAGTTCCCGGAGTTGTCCGCCGAGCTGCTGAACAAGAAGCTGGCCGACGCCGAAGCCACCGGTGCCGAGGAGCTGCTTACGGACTGCCCCGGCTGCATTATGCAGTTGCGCGGCGGAGCCGAACGCCGTGGCTCCTCCATCAAGGTCCGGCACATTGCCGAGGCCGTGGCTGAACAGCGTAAAAAGTAG
- a CDS encoding alpha-hydroxy-acid oxidizing protein — translation MKEIRKTAKERFQGTCRVCPVCDGRACSGEVPGMGGLGTGASFRANIEALARYRLNMRLIHDVAQPDTSVQILGEHLDIPVLAAPIGGVSFNMADAMPEEEYIMAKLQGCDDAGIMGCTGDGVPDFIHQGGFDAIRAVSGRGIPFIKPWEDDELFRKIDLAAETGARIMGMDIDAAGLITLRLMGRPVAPKTPKQLKEIIGHTDMKFILKGVMTPDEARLAVDCGADAIVVSNHGGRVLDHTPGVAEVLPAVSSAVQGRAVVLADGGVRSGADILKLLALGADAVMIGRPFSIATVGGGREGVVKYLETLKAQLTQAMVMTGTASAADVERAVIFDTM, via the coding sequence ATGAAAGAAATCCGCAAAACCGCCAAGGAACGTTTTCAGGGAACCTGCCGTGTTTGCCCGGTCTGTGACGGGCGAGCCTGTTCCGGCGAGGTACCTGGCATGGGTGGACTCGGCACCGGCGCCTCGTTCCGGGCCAACATCGAAGCGCTGGCCCGCTATCGGCTGAACATGCGCCTGATTCATGATGTGGCCCAGCCGGATACGTCCGTACAAATTTTGGGAGAACATCTCGACATTCCGGTCCTGGCCGCGCCCATCGGCGGCGTATCCTTCAACATGGCCGACGCCATGCCCGAAGAAGAATACATCATGGCCAAGCTCCAGGGCTGTGACGATGCCGGGATCATGGGCTGTACCGGAGATGGGGTACCCGACTTCATCCACCAGGGCGGCTTTGACGCTATTCGGGCCGTGAGTGGCCGGGGCATCCCCTTTATCAAACCTTGGGAAGACGACGAACTGTTCCGCAAGATCGACCTCGCGGCCGAAACCGGTGCCCGAATCATGGGCATGGACATTGATGCGGCAGGGCTGATCACCTTGCGGCTTATGGGCCGTCCCGTGGCTCCCAAGACGCCAAAACAGCTGAAGGAAATTATCGGCCACACGGACATGAAGTTCATCCTCAAAGGAGTGATGACTCCGGATGAGGCACGCCTGGCCGTGGACTGCGGCGCCGATGCCATTGTTGTTTCCAACCACGGCGGTCGCGTCCTGGATCATACGCCGGGCGTGGCCGAAGTCCTCCCAGCGGTCTCCAGCGCCGTGCAAGGCCGCGCCGTTGTTCTTGCGGACGGCGGCGTCCGCTCCGGTGCGGACATCCTCAAACTTTTGGCGCTTGGTGCGGATGCCGTGATGATCGGCCGCCCATTTTCCATCGCCACGGTTGGCGGCGGACGTGAGGGCGTCGTCAAGTATCTGGAAACACTCAAGGCACAGCTCACGCAAGCCATGGTGATGACCGGTACCGCCAGTGCCGCGGATGTGGAGCGGGCTGTTATTTTCGATACGATGTAG
- a CDS encoding Dabb family protein, whose translation MIKHIVMWKLKPEALGNSADENAAKMKQMLEALQGVIPVLRSIEVSHDIRESVPECDVLLFSEFDNMDDLSTYATHPAHLECVDFIKQVVSERRVVDYAI comes from the coding sequence GTGATCAAGCACATCGTGATGTGGAAGCTTAAGCCTGAGGCGCTTGGGAACTCCGCGGATGAAAATGCTGCGAAGATGAAGCAGATGCTTGAAGCATTGCAGGGTGTGATTCCCGTGTTGCGTAGCATTGAAGTCAGCCATGACATCCGAGAATCCGTTCCCGAATGTGATGTACTGCTCTTTTCAGAGTTCGACAACATGGATGACCTGAGCACCTACGCAACGCATCCGGCCCACCTGGAATGCGTGGACTTCATCAAGCAAGTGGTCAGTGAACGTCGCGTCGTGGATTACGCCATCTAG